AAACATGAAAGATCATCAGGTTTCCAGTGCAGCTCTGCTGAACACCCAAACTCCTATCTATGGAACTGAGCACAACAATGAAAACACAGACTTTGGTGACTCGGGAAGACTTTACTATTGCAAACACTGTGACTTTAACAACAAATCGGCCCGGAGTGTTAGCACCCACTACCAACGAATGCACCCCTATATTAAATTCAGCTTTAGGTACATCTTGGATCCTAATGATCACAGTGCAGTATACAGGTGCCTGGAGTGCTATATCGATTACACCAACTTCGAAGATCTCCAGCAGCATTATGGTGAGCACCACCCAGAAGCCATGAATGTACTCAACTTTGACCATTCGGATCTGATCTACCGGTGTCGGTTTTGTTCTTACACGAGCCCCAATGTTAGAAGCCTGATGCCCCATTACCAAAGAATGCATCCCACCGTGAAGATCAACAATGCGATGATCTTTTCCAGCTATGTCGTGGAACAGCAGGAAGGTCTGAATACCGAATCCCAGACCCTGAGGGAGATTCTGAACTCGGCTCCCAAGAACCTGGCGACGTCCACTCCTGTGGCTCGTGGTGGTGGTATGCCTGCTGCGTTTGGTAAGAATACTCCTTCGAAGACGTTTACTCCAGAATGTGAAAATCAGAAGGACCCTTCGGTCAACACCGTGGTCGTTTACGATTGTGACGTTTGCTCATTCGCAAGCCCCAACATGCATTCTGTCTTGGTCCATTATCAGAAGAAACACCCTGAAGAAAAGGCTTCCTACTTTAGGATCCAGAAAACCATGCGCATGGTGTCTGTGGACAGGGGCTCTGCCCTTGCTCAGTTGTCATTTGAGGTGGGTGCTCCAATGTCTCCCAAAATGTCCAACATGGgttccccaccccccccaccacccccgcCACCAGACCTCAGTACTGAGCTTTACTACTGCAAACACTGTTCCTACAGCAATCGGTCAGTTGTGGGAGTGCTTGTTCACTACCAGAAAAGACACCCAGAAATAAAGGTTACTGCCAAATATATCAGGCAGGCTCCTCCCACAGCTGCAATGATGAGAGGGGCCGAAGGGCCCCAAGGCTCCCCTCGGCCTCCTGCCCCCATGCAACCGCTGAACCGAAGCAGCGCTGAGAGAGATGGCCCTCCTGTGGAGAATGAGATGTTCTTTTGCCAGCACTGTGATTATGGGAACCGGACGGTCAAAGGTGTACTCATTCATTATCAGAAGAAGCACCGAGACTTCAAGGCCAATGCAGATGTGATCCGGCAGCACACGGCCACCATCCGAAGCCTCTGCGACCGAAACCAGAAGAAACCTGCTAGCTGTATGCTTCTCCCCTCCTCTGGCATGGAGCGGGACAAAACTAAACTCCGAGCGCTCAAATGTAGGCAGTGCTCATATACCTCGCCCTACTTCTATGCACTGAGGAAGCATATCAAGAAGGACCACCCTGCCCTGAAGGCCACGGTCACGTCCATCATGCGATGGGCGTTTCTGGATGGTTTGATAGAAGCTGGCTACCACTGTGAGTGGTGCATCTATTCCCACACAGAGCCCAATGGTTTGCTCCTGCATTACCAAAGGAGGCATCCAGAGCACTATGTGGATTATACTTACATGGCTACCAAACTCTGGGCAGGGCCAGATCCATCCCCATCCTCTCTCACCATGCCAGCTGAAGCCAAAACATACAGATGCAGGGACTGTGTTTTTGAAGCCATCTCCATCTGGGACATCACCAATCATTACCAAGCATTCCACCCCTGGGCCATGAATGGCGATGAGTCGGTACTGTTAGATATCATCAAGGAGAAAGACACCGTGGAGAAGCCCATCCTTGGGCCCGAAGAGCTGGCAGGTCCTGTGAATTGTGAAAACAGCATGCCCACCCCGCTCCCCGAGCAGGAAGCCGAATGCCCAGAGGATGCAAGACTTTCCCCAGAGAAAAGCATGCATCTTGCTTCAGCCAACCCCGCCATCTCCTCCACCCCCTACCAGTGCACGGTGTGCCAGTCAGAGTATAACAACTTGCACGGCCTCCTCACCCATTATGGGAAGAAGCACCCCGGCATGAAGGTGAAGGCTGCTGACTTCGCCCAGGACATCGACATCAACCCAGGTGCCGTCTACAAATGCAGGCATTGTCCCTACATCAACACTCGCATCCACGGTGTCCTGACCCACTACCAGAAGAGACACCCGGCCATCAAGGTGACCGCGGAGGACTTTGTGCACGACGTGGAGCAGTCTGCGGACATAACCCAGAACGACATGGAGGAGACGAGCAGGATTTTCAAGCAAGGGTACGGTGCCTACCGGTGCAAACTCTGTCCGTACACGCACGGCACTTTGGAGAAACTCAAAATCCATTACGAGAAGTACCACAACCAGCCCGAATTCGATGTCTTTTCCCCATCCCCCCCGAAGCTGCCAGTCTCCCTCGAGCCTGAGATAACCACTGAAGTGAGCCCCTCCCAAGTCTCCATCACcgaggaggaggtgggagaggagCCCGTGTCCACGTCTCACTTCTCTACCTCGCACCTGGTCTCCCACACTGTGTTCCGGTGCCAGCTCTGCAAGTACTTCTGCTCGACGAGGAAGGGGATCGCCAGGCACTACCGCATCAAGCACAACAACGTCCGCGCCCAGCCGGAGGGCAAGAACAACCTCTTCAAGTGTGCCCTGTGTGCCTACACCAACCCCATCCGCAAAGGGCTGGCGGCCCATTACCAGAAGCGCCACGACATCGACGCGTATTACACCCACTGCCTGGCAGCCTCCCGGACCATCAGCGACAAGCCCAACAAGGTGATCATCCCGTCCCCGCCCAAGGACGACTCCCCTCAGCTGAGCGAGGAACTCCGGAGGGCAGTGGAGAAGAAAAAGTGCTCCTTGTGCTCCTTCCAGTCGTTCAGCAAGAAGGGCATCGTGTCCCATTACATGAAGCGCCACCCGGGGGTGTTCCCAAAGAAGCAGCACGCCAGCAAGTTGGGGGGCTACTTCACGGCCGTCTACGCGGATGAACACGAGAAGCCCACGgtgatggaagaggaggagagaggcagcTTTGAGAAAGCCGAGGTGGAGGGCGAAGCCCAGGAGATCGAGTGGCTCCCGTTCCGCTGCATCAAGTGCTTCAAGCTGTCCTTCAGCACCGCGGAGCTGCTGTGCATGCATTACACTGACCACCACAGCCGGGACCTGAAGAGGGACTTCGTCATCCTAGGCAACGGCCCCCGCTTGCAGAGCTCCACCTACCAGTGCAAGCACTGTGATAGCAAGTTGCAAAGCACAGCCGAGCTGACCTCACACTTGAACATTCACAACGAGGAATTCCAGAAGCGTGCCAAACGTCAGGAGAGGAGGAAACAGCTTTTGAGCAAGCAGAAATATGCAGATGGTGCTTTTGCAGATTTCAAACAAGAGAGGGTAAGGATATGTTTTGATTCCCCTTCCCCCAGGAGGCCTCTCATCACTGGTGCTCACATGCACTACTTCTTCGTTGCCAGCCAAGCTGCTGCAGGCTTCCTAGTGACTTAGCTTGCCAGAGAGCTCAATAAGTCAATTAAACATTTCGAGCTTGATATCCCCTGTTCTATGCTCACCCCTCTCCACGgtcctgtccccctccctctctccctctgacTCCTCCcatggctccccagggggaggttTGGGGTGGTTTCTGTGTATGTCTTTCTGCCAAGTAGCCTAATCTGAAGCCTAGTTATACAACAGTGCTCGTTCTTTCCTAAGGCCGTGGTGGGCTGTCTCTTGGTACCATTAGCACTTCTCAGCCATGTCTTGGTCTTCAGTGTTTGCTCCAGCCACCTAACACCTCAAggagtagattaaaaaaaaaaaaaaatcaagacgtTCATTCATGGCGCAGCTGTGCAACGCTTCACCTGCGTAGTTGAAACTGGTTTGAAAACCAGATAACTTAGTGGCAGTGACGATGAGCTTCCTGCATAGAAATCTTCTCCACTCACAAGCCGTAACATATTTGGGTTCCAGAGACTGTGTCTAGTAGGCAGTGTGCCATGACTGAAAGAAGTTTGTTATATAAAAATACTCGCCTATGTCTCCCTTGGTGTTTAACCTGCTaatctgctttaaaataaaaatatgccagTAAACTACAAGAATAAATGCCTGCCATTGAGGGAGGGCTTGGAGTACTGATGGCTACCACTGTATTTTACCAGCCTTTTGGCCACTTAGAAGAGGTGCCAAAGATCAAGGAGAGGAAAGTGGTGGGCTACAAATGTAAATTCTGTGTGGAAGTGCACCCAACGCTCCGAGCCATCTGCAATCACCTGCGGAAGCACGTCCAGTATGGCAATGTCCCGGCCGTGTCCGCCGCCGTGAAGGTGAGAATGGAAAGTTCTGGATGCGTGTTCTTGCGTGTGAGCGGCTCGTGGTACCTATTAACCCATTGCTTAAAGCAGCACGGGAGAGAGCATCTCAGAGCGCGGGCACTCCCGGGAGTGGTGCTCCCCTCGGTTTGGCTTGCTTTGATTTCTTTGCAGGTTGGACCTTCATCATCTTTCTGTTAGGGGAAAGGTCGAGTTTTGATCTGGTTTCCTCCCGTGTGGATAGTTTGTGGACACAGAAGGTCCTGGATTCTCGGTACAGGAGGTTGTGGGTCGTCCTTCAGTTCTGTGTTAGTGCCATTAGGTTCTTGCTCTTCGAAGCGGCCTGAGCTCTTACGAGGAATCAAGTGGGTTCTGTTTCCATcatctgctcctcctgctgcctgaaTCTTACTATTCTCTTCTGGAGGAGGATTCAGAAAGCCCAGGAGACCCTGTCCTTTGCTTCTTATCTTGGGTCCTTGGGGGAATGTGAAGGGTATTAATTAAACCCAAAGCCAAAAGCCTTGGAGTTGTACTTGACCCTCAGAGCCCTTTGACCTGGCTTATCTCTTCCATCCCTTCTCCCCGTGTGCTGCCAAgtgtcctccctcctcccctgacTTTTCACGAGGCAACCTGCTTTGAACATCATAATCCAAAGAGCAACCACAGTTTCCATTCCACACCTCCATCCCTGCTTTGCAGAACACTGTTGCTGAGCACATGTCATTTTTGAACACGGAAGTAAACTCAGGTCTCTGCCCTTTCTCTCTGGATACATGAATGTATTTGTGTCATCTGCCCTTCTTGATCTTGCATCCTGTTTTTGCCAATTTAGCACAAAGGTAAAGCTTCTACTTCATTGAAGACTGAAGCCTTCTGTCTTTGGACAGAACAATGGCAACCCAGGGACAGCAGCAGGTGGCTTCCTCTACATACCACTGCAGCGTGCCCCAGGATTGTTTCCTGGAATCAATGCAAGAGAAAATCAGATCCAACGAACTACCTCGAAAAATGGGTGACTTAAAACCAGGCTGCTCCTTAACTCTTGGGATGAATTATGCAGCCACCTGCAGATAAGGGGTGAGGGTAAAGTCACTGTCTGCGGGTGGGAGGCAGAGAGCGGGGTCTTTTGCTTTGCCTCACCTCAAATAATGGCCCAAGTCTCCTTGATGGTCAGACCGCTTTGCTGTTTCtcatcttgcttttcttttctctgaactataaccctaaccaaaTTTTAATGTCGGTCTAGATGAGCAAATAgttgaaattttctttgaaagatGGGCAATCAAGTGAACTGTCTTCAGACTGGGATAATGCCTCTCACATTTCCCAGGCAGTGGCGACCATTGTCCGGATATGTTGCCTTAAATCCACCATGGCATGAAGAACGTCAGTCAGGCTTGCCCTCCCTCCAGGGGGAGCCAGAGAGGCAGGGGAGGAACCTTTAACCGGAAATGCCGATGAGCTTGGGAGAtgaagggagcagaggaaagCTGGGGGCAATGAcgatggatatttattttgttggtggggcatgtgtgtgtgtgtggttctcttAGCAGGAGGCTGACGACCCTTCCCACTTGTTCCTGGATGGATTGGAAGCGGCCAAAGATGCCAGTGGCGCCCTGGTGGGCCGGGTGGATGGTGGACACTGCTTGCTTGATGGAATGTTGGAGGATGAAACCCGGCCGGGGGGATACCATTGCAGTCAATGTGACAGAGTCCTGATGTCCATGCAGGGGCTGCGTTCTCATGAGAGGAGCCACCTGGCCCTGGCCATGTTTACCCGCGAGGACAAGTACAGCTGCCAGTATTGCTCCTTTGTCTCTGCCTTCAGGCACAAGTAAGTACTATTGGGTGGTCCTTAGTGGTTCCTGGGAGAAGATTTTGTAGTTGGAGGCAGCTAAAGCTGCAGTAGGAGAAACCAGGATGAGCGAGAAGGCCCCACTCAGCCTGGTTTACCTGCCCTCATGCTGCCTGAGCCTTAGGCTTCTCAGCTGTAAAATGGCACTAAGAATAGGAATGCTCGTATGGCATTGGATTTGGCAAACgcaggcattttaaaaaatagggggTGAATGAGTTTATGGATCTGCCAGATATTCAGCCACAGATTAGGAAACAGAGTTCCATTTGGAAAGCTGAATTGctaaagagggagggagaatgagGACTATTAAACCATGTGACCAAAGAACCAATCACTGCTTGTGATTTTAAAAGAGACCTTTTGAAGTATAAATTTGGGGTAGGCGTGCAATGCTTCATGGGGTGGTGGGAAGTAAGTTTTGAAAAGCAAACTTTTGTTATATAGCAGAGAGGTAAATGTTCAGTCGTGCATTTTCATATTCTTGGAGGAGGATAACTGATAGTGGGtgctctttatttttgaaaacattgaAATTAAGTGATGGgatgtttgtttctttaaaaagataaagtgCTACTTGGTGGTTGCTGAAAATAGGGGGAAGCTGTGTTTCTGCCGAGGTTAGGATAGGTCACAAACCTTTTATTATTATACAGGGCCTCATATCTGATCTTTGCCGTTAGATCCCCACTCCCTTCAGTTCACAAGTATTTACTGAATAGCACCTGCCAGGTTGTCCGGCACATAGTGGAACCCCAGCAAATACTTGTAAACAAGGAagaccccctcacacacacactagcCCCTGAACCTTGGGGGCACATAAATGAACAGCACAGGGTCTGTAACTTAAGGGCTGggttataaaacaaacaaagaaagggCTTGGCAAATTCAGGTCCGTTTCTTTAGAGAAATAACATTAAATGCCACGAAGTTCAACAAAGGAAAGTGTTATATCCACTTTGGAAGCATCAGGAAAGTTTTATGGGGTGTGGGGTACTCGAGTCGAGTCTTGAAGTTAGGAAGCTAGGACGTGGATAGTTGGGAAAGGAGGTTAAGTGTGGAGGACAAGATGAGTGGCCAAGCCAAGGAGGATGGTGGCTCCCTGGGCCCAGATGGGGGTAGGGGCGGGTTTCAGTTTAACTGGTTCTTAGGTTACATGTAAAGGACCAGTGGAAGATAAGGTGTGAATATTTGATAAGAGACCAGATTTGGAGTCTCAATGCCAGGAATGAACACTTTACAAGTTTTATTACTGGTAAAAGGAAGAGTTGGGTATGAGTAAAGTAGCCATAACTGATAATTGTCCCTCACTATATAAGCAAATTCTAGTATTACCTTTTTACATTCTCAAAATCTCTCTTTACACGAGGGATGTtcctattattatctccattttatgggTAAGAAAAATGAGACCTgcatgctgggtgtggtggtgcacacctgtaatcccaacggcttaggaggctgaggcaggaggatcctgagttcaaagccagcctcagcaaaaagcaaggcactaagcaactcagtgagaccctgtctctaaataaaatacaaaatagggctggggatgtggctcagtggttaagttcctctgagttcaattcctggtaacaaaaaataaaaagagtaaaaaaagaaagaaaagtgagacCTGCAGAAAGTAAGTAGCTTGCCCAAGTTCACATGGCTTACAAGTAATCATTGAGATTTTATCCCAGCCAGCCTGACTCTTATAACTCCTGCTCTTGAGTTGAAAAGATAGAGATTATTTTGGAAGTGGTAACAGTAGTTGACATTTGGGAATGGTTGAGGGAATGGACCTGCATTCTGTTAAATGGTAAGCAGTAGCATTCCTGTGTGGGCCATTTAGAATGGCATTTAGTTCTCTGGGGTACTGACACAAATTAGAACTTTCCCCCTTACTTTGTTTggtagatttattattttttagactCCTATTTATCGTAAAGTATGGGGGTTTCTTCTAATTAATGTCCTCGTAAGTTGCTTCTGGAAGACTGATGTGCCACAGATGTGGCTGGGTTTATTACAGGGGGGTGACTAGCGCCCTTGATCACATGACTCCTTCAAACTCATTGCACTGTGCCTCCATACTCCCGTAGATGCTGGAACAGATCAGCCCACTGCAAGCAGGACAGCCACTTTGAAAACTCCCTTCTCTACTCCAGTGTTCACCCTGCAAATagaattacaatttaaaaatacagccCTTTTAAATGCTAAatctaatttccatttttattttggattagttAAGTGGATTACTCTCACCTCCTGGGCAGAAAATATGAATTCACTGACCTTGGTTATACCTTCTTTTTCTGGATGCCCTCTTTAAGTTATGggacttgaagaagaaaaataaggattTCCCATGACTTGTTGCCACTAGCCACATCTCTTACCCCAAAAagatctcttcctctctttctttaggTTTCCCTCCTCTTTGAGCGAGTCCAACAACTCTTGCTTAGTTGTTGATTTATTTGTATGGCAAGGGCCCTCTTTAGAAAGTAGATGAAGGGATTTTGAACAGCTTGGAAGTGGGATGTGTAAAAAGTGGAGAAAATGTTGAATGTAGTTTTTAActtgtttccctttctttcctttccacacATCAAGTTTGGATCGCCATATGCAAACCCACCATGGACACCATAAACCATTCCgatgcaaactctgctccttcAAGTCCTCGTATAACAGCCGGCTGAAAACACACATACTCAAAGCTCATGCTGGTGAGTTGGTGTTTGTGGTGCACAAGTTCTTTAGCATGCTCTGAGTTCACAACCCAACCGTCTTTATTAAGTgaaattttcattctctttccccATGCATGAGCATAAGCTATTCCTGAAATGGTTAcaggtttggttttatttttatctgttaaagaaaactggaaacaaaatcagaataatatttttaagaattaaaagtcaaaataatCACCCATGTCATGTTTAATTCATCCTACCAACTAGAATTAGACTGTTCTGCTTCTTAAAAGATATTTCTGAATTACCTAACCTTTCCAGTGGAATCACAGAGAATTGTTATATCCACTAAAGAGAATTCCCCCCGCCCCTCACCCCCGCAAATAAAGGTGTAATCTAAAGGAAGTTGGATGTACCAAAGAGAACTCAAAGTGTGTGAGATTTCTCAAGATGGGCTCATGGGTCAGTCGTTTCCTTTCTCTTTGGGGGTTGCAACTGTGTAGTAACTGTGCTGTCTCTCTCAATGCTTATCTCATTGGGTCAACCTGGTGAACACCTGTTACCTATTAAGATTCTGCACTGAGCATGTTATAGGTATCATCCTATTCAGTCTTCATGGTAGTCCTACAGGGTAGGTGCTGTGTGGCTTCCTGTGTGCCTTGTGTAACACTttataacattttgaaaactATTATAAAAACTACCCCAAACCAGGGTCCTTCATTTTTGCCATGTTTGTATTCCGTGTCTCTTTGCTATCTCCAGAGTAGTGGGCCCATTGAACTGGCTTATTACCACAAAACTACTCAAGCCTTCTGGCTGCTCTGAGCCCCACTGGGGTTTAGGGATGGGACAGGGAGATTAGCTACATGGGCCTGTTTCTATCTTTTGGGGTTTTTATGTCTCCAGGAAACTCTCCTAAAGTTCAAGGTGTAAGTGGCTTCAGAGTTCAACCCCAGTCTCTTCTAATTTGTGCATATTGTAAATTATTGAGCTGGGACAGCATTCTGGTGCATTTTCCCCATAGGCCTCAAGCTTTGTCAAAAGTTCTGGGAGCTGGGTAAGTGGTTGGACCTGTGGGAAGGACTCTGAAGAGTGTTCGAGACTGCGCACTGACTCCAGGGCACTAAACTGGAGACTGTTTTGGGGGCTGACCAAGCTGACTGGCTTTCTTCTGCTCACTGGCTAGCAGGAAGGAAGCATCCAGAAAGAGAGAATAGGAGCAATATAATTCCACCAGGTCTCCATGGCATGGCTCTGAGTCACTGAGAGAAGCTTGACTTGGAAAAAGCCACTACATTTTCTAAAGGTCTCTCTATTTGTCTATTCTAGGtggattattttataatattttaaagggtAAGCAGTGGTATGACCCAAACAAATAATCTGGACTTGAATTCTTTGTCATGTGGTGGGACTCAAAGCCACCCAGCATGATTTATGCAACAGAGCTTGCATTTAAGGAAACAAACAAGTAGTGTTAGGGCAGTAACCTTGCCTATAATAGTATACACAAGCAAACAGCATTGTCTGCTGCCCAACATTGTTGCCTAACTCCTAGGCAGTGGTCAAGAGGCCAGGTGATTTGTGTTCTTGTCTGGGTGTCTGaatctttgaacttttttttttttttttttttttttgctgtgtagTGCCATGTAAATTAAGGTTTTCTGTAGTTCTCTTCAGGACCTCTTGGAAATGCAAGCTCTGGAGGTCATCAGTGGTGAGAAGATTTAATTGCAAAACTTGATGCTGAGCTCTCTTTGCATATAAAACCAGTTAGTAGTTTTCAGAATGATAGGAATGAAACAAAATCTCAGCCAGCTAAAAGCAAGGGCAGGCCGACCCTccattcctcttcttcctcttcctctgtagACCCACAGCACTGCCCATTCATTTGTACTGACTTGCAAAACTTATATTACCAATGatcctgtcttcttttcttttcctccaattttaaattttcatctcaaaaattaaatttttaaaatgcatgtttattagaaataaaattgaaaatgaggctgggtatgtagctcagtgttaaaatgctttcctaacatgcatgaggttctgggttcaatccctcacactaccaaaaagtaaaattaaaaaaaaaatttaaaaaagaataattgtaAATGCAAAGAAATATGCTCAGTCATCTATAGTCTTATTATCTAAAGACCGCTGTTCTTAACATTTGATGTTTTCCTTTTAACCATTTTTTCCTGTAATTGTGTTTAATTATTGTGGTtataatataatcaaaatatattttgtctttctatttatttccaGTTTGTCATGCTATTATAAActcaaaaaatctattttaatgatagtttatcgggctggggatgtggctcaggcggtagcgcgctcgcctgccatgcgtgcgacccgggttcgatcctcagcaccacataccaacaaagatgttgtgtccgccgagaactaaacaataaatattgaaaattctctctctctctctctcctttcgctctctctttaaaaaaaaaaaaaaaaaatgatagtttaTCAAGAGGGTATGCCCACATTTGtttaatcatttctttgtgtttaaaattttggGTGGTTTCATACCTTTTTCAGACAGTAAtgtaaatttctaaataaaattttctctaaatttaattatattttctttatagagaCTCTCGGAAAGGAGTAGGCTTATTGGGTTGGGGGCTTGAGTGCTTTTGTTGTTACCAGAAGCAAAATTGCTTTCTGAATTGATCATACTAGTGTACATTTGCCCAATAA
This portion of the Ictidomys tridecemlineatus isolate mIctTri1 chromosome 4, mIctTri1.hap1, whole genome shotgun sequence genome encodes:
- the Znf462 gene encoding zinc finger protein 462 isoform X1 gives rise to the protein MEVLQCDGCDFRAPSYEDLKAHIQDVHTAFLQPTDVAEDNDDEPRSGSMNASNQTEVEFSSIKDEFAIAEDLSGQNATALGTGSYYGHSPGYYGQHISPNPKPTNKFFQCKFCVRYFRSKTLLIEHTRKVHGAQAEGSSAGPPVPGSLNYNIMMHEGFGKVFSCQFCTYKSPRRARIIKHQKMYHKNNLKESTAPPPAPVPLPDPVVPPVSLQDPCKELPAEVVERSILESMVKPLTKSRGNFCCEWCSYQTPRRERWCDHMMKKHRSMVKILSSLRQQQEGTNLPEVQNKNAPSPPSNSTYLSMNAASREIPNTNVSNYRGSIGNSIMRPNSSASKYSPMSYPQMKPKSPHNSGLVNLAERSRYGMSDMTNSSADLETNSMLNDSSSDEELNEIDSENGLNAMDHQASGLSAEQLMGSDGNKLLETKGIPFRRFMNRFQCPFCPFLTMHRRSISRHIENIHLSGKTAVYKCDECPFTCKSSLKLGAHKQCHTGTVSDWDAMNSQSESISSSLNEGVVSYESPSINGRKSGAMLDPLPQQQPPQPPPPPPPPPPPSQPLQQPQPPQLQPPHQVPPQPQPPPTQPPPPPTQAPPLHPYKCTMCNYSTTTLKGLRVHQQHKHSFCDNLPKFEGQPSSLPLENETDSHPSSSSTVKKSQTSILGLSSKNNFVAKASRKLANDFPLDLSPVKKRTRIDEIASNLQSKINQTKQQEDAVINVEDDEEEEEDNEVEIEVELDREEEPTEPLMEVPTSFSAQQIWARDASEPQKEPSFRSITHDYNATNGAEIELTLSEDEEDYYGSSTNMKDHQVSSAALLNTQTPIYGTEHNNENTDFGDSGRLYYCKHCDFNNKSARSVSTHYQRMHPYIKFSFRYILDPNDHSAVYRCLECYIDYTNFEDLQQHYGEHHPEAMNVLNFDHSDLIYRCRFCSYTSPNVRSLMPHYQRMHPTVKINNAMIFSSYVVEQQEGLNTESQTLREILNSAPKNLATSTPVARGGGMPAAFGKNTPSKTFTPECENQKDPSVNTVVVYDCDVCSFASPNMHSVLVHYQKKHPEEKASYFRIQKTMRMVSVDRGSALAQLSFEVGAPMSPKMSNMGSPPPPPPPPPDLSTELYYCKHCSYSNRSVVGVLVHYQKRHPEIKVTAKYIRQAPPTAAMMRGAEGPQGSPRPPAPMQPLNRSSAERDGPPVENEMFFCQHCDYGNRTVKGVLIHYQKKHRDFKANADVIRQHTATIRSLCDRNQKKPASCMLLPSSGMERDKTKLRALKCRQCSYTSPYFYALRKHIKKDHPALKATVTSIMRWAFLDGLIEAGYHCEWCIYSHTEPNGLLLHYQRRHPEHYVDYTYMATKLWAGPDPSPSSLTMPAEAKTYRCRDCVFEAISIWDITNHYQAFHPWAMNGDESVLLDIIKEKDTVEKPILGPEELAGPVNCENSMPTPLPEQEAECPEDARLSPEKSMHLASANPAISSTPYQCTVCQSEYNNLHGLLTHYGKKHPGMKVKAADFAQDIDINPGAVYKCRHCPYINTRIHGVLTHYQKRHPAIKVTAEDFVHDVEQSADITQNDMEETSRIFKQGYGAYRCKLCPYTHGTLEKLKIHYEKYHNQPEFDVFSPSPPKLPVSLEPEITTEVSPSQVSITEEEVGEEPVSTSHFSTSHLVSHTVFRCQLCKYFCSTRKGIARHYRIKHNNVRAQPEGKNNLFKCALCAYTNPIRKGLAAHYQKRHDIDAYYTHCLAASRTISDKPNKVIIPSPPKDDSPQLSEELRRAVEKKKCSLCSFQSFSKKGIVSHYMKRHPGVFPKKQHASKLGGYFTAVYADEHEKPTVMEEEERGSFEKAEVEGEAQEIEWLPFRCIKCFKLSFSTAELLCMHYTDHHSRDLKRDFVILGNGPRLQSSTYQCKHCDSKLQSTAELTSHLNIHNEEFQKRAKRQERRKQLLSKQKYADGAFADFKQERPFGHLEEVPKIKERKVVGYKCKFCVEVHPTLRAICNHLRKHVQYGNVPAVSAAVKQEADDPSHLFLDGLEAAKDASGALVGRVDGGHCLLDGMLEDETRPGGYHCSQCDRVLMSMQGLRSHERSHLALAMFTREDKYSCQYCSFVSAFRHNLDRHMQTHHGHHKPFRCKLCSFKSSYNSRLKTHILKAHAGEHAYKCSWCSFSTMTISQLKEHSLKVHGKALTLPRPRIVSLLSSHAHHSSQKTTPTEEVEDSNGKNDSSYSEPPDVQQQLNHYQSAALARNNSRVSPVPLSGASAGTEQKTEAVLHCEFCEFSSGYIQSIRRHYRDKHGGKKLFKCKDCSFYTGFKSAFTMHVEAGHSAVPEEGPKDLRCPLCLYHTKYKRNMIDHIVLHREERVVPIEVCRSKLSRYLQGVVFRCDKCTFTCSSDESLQQHIEKHNELKPYKCQLCYYETKHTEELDSHLRDEHKVSRNFELVGRVNLDQLEQMKEKMESSSSDDEDKEEEMNSKAEDRELMRFGDCGTPINTEKRFPCEFCGRAFSQGSEWERHVLRHGMALNDTKQVSREDILPKEIVEDSVKMPSIEEKEDDDEPVGIDFSLKSETVAICVVAADKSLLENAEAKNE